A DNA window from Desulfatibacillum aliphaticivorans DSM 15576 contains the following coding sequences:
- the mdh gene encoding malate dehydrogenase, with amino-acid sequence MDKKVTVIGGGNVGATAAQRLCEKELADVVLIDIMEGMPQGKALDLTEAAPIEKHDASVTGANSYEMSADSDVVIITAGIPRKPGMSRDDLLSTNMGIMRQVTEQVAKYSPNAKIIVVSNPLDAMCHVAYEASGFPKERVMGMAGVLDSARFRAFIAMELNVSVENTHAFVLGGHGDTMVPLPRYSTVAGIPITELMPQDRIEALCKRTATGGAEIVSLLKTGSAYYAPASAAVEMAEAILKDKKKILPCAAMLSGQYGINDLFIGVPVKLGAAGIEEIVEINLTEDEDKALKHSAAAVQELVDTMKKL; translated from the coding sequence ATGGACAAGAAAGTAACCGTGATTGGCGGTGGAAACGTTGGCGCAACCGCAGCTCAACGGCTGTGTGAAAAAGAACTGGCCGACGTGGTGTTGATCGACATTATGGAAGGCATGCCCCAGGGCAAGGCGCTGGACCTGACCGAAGCGGCGCCCATCGAAAAGCACGACGCCTCCGTAACGGGCGCCAACTCCTATGAAATGTCCGCCGATTCCGACGTGGTGATCATCACCGCCGGCATTCCCAGGAAGCCGGGCATGAGCCGGGATGATCTTCTGAGCACCAATATGGGGATCATGCGCCAGGTGACCGAGCAGGTGGCCAAATACAGCCCCAACGCCAAAATCATCGTGGTGAGCAACCCTTTGGACGCCATGTGCCATGTGGCTTATGAAGCCTCCGGATTCCCCAAGGAACGCGTCATGGGTATGGCCGGCGTTTTGGACTCCGCGCGTTTTCGCGCTTTCATCGCCATGGAGCTGAACGTATCCGTGGAAAACACCCACGCATTCGTGCTGGGCGGCCACGGCGACACCATGGTTCCCCTGCCCCGGTACTCCACCGTGGCAGGCATTCCCATCACCGAGTTGATGCCCCAGGATCGCATTGAGGCCCTGTGCAAACGCACGGCCACGGGCGGCGCAGAAATCGTGTCTCTGCTCAAGACCGGGTCCGCCTACTATGCTCCTGCATCCGCAGCCGTGGAAATGGCCGAAGCCATTTTAAAGGACAAGAAAAAAATCCTGCCCTGCGCGGCCATGCTGAGCGGCCAATACGGCATCAACGACCTGTTCATCGGCGTGCCCGTCAAACTTGGCGCCGCCGGCATTGAGGAAATCGTTGAAATCAATCTTACCGAGGACGAAGACAAGGCCCTGAAGCACTCCGCTGCGGCCGTCCAGGAATTGGTGGACACCATGAAAAAGCTGTAA
- a CDS encoding acyl-CoA dehydrogenase family protein, whose amino-acid sequence MDFPKEYLQVVKEIEKFAGRELREPALEWDLHPDPKHLLGFWKKSRSLDLPLIPVPEKFQGVGYDPLCQAMAVEALARHCPGAASVFLHHFAGLFPVQFAEEEQQTELWESVIKETGRGIVGIVFDPECALTLTLKSKSLVVNGRSSLSANASYADWMCVFAKADNQEDFCLIAPLDAPGVSLGPDLELPGLKINPFHSISFEDVKLSSNTVIKVPKKSQSLKNLTLDLLYVLTAAAALGAARTAYDKALAYARERYQYGKVIIQHQEIRRMLGAMRMNLDAARAFLYAYFDEKSGVHAAHVKAFCTDAAFNVVVDAIQIHGGYGYMHEQGLEKLMRDVKVLQVLGGSNPQLLVDSIKG is encoded by the coding sequence ATGGATTTTCCCAAGGAATATTTGCAGGTTGTTAAAGAGATTGAAAAATTCGCCGGACGGGAATTGCGCGAACCCGCTTTGGAATGGGACCTCCATCCCGATCCCAAGCATTTGCTGGGGTTCTGGAAAAAAAGCCGATCCTTGGACCTGCCTCTCATCCCCGTCCCCGAAAAGTTTCAGGGCGTGGGATACGATCCCCTTTGCCAGGCCATGGCCGTGGAAGCCCTGGCCCGCCATTGTCCGGGGGCGGCTTCCGTATTTCTCCATCATTTTGCGGGGCTATTTCCCGTGCAATTTGCGGAGGAAGAGCAGCAAACCGAATTGTGGGAGTCCGTAATCAAAGAGACGGGCAGGGGAATCGTAGGAATAGTCTTTGATCCGGAATGTGCATTGACCCTAACCCTAAAAAGCAAAAGTCTGGTTGTGAACGGCCGATCCTCCCTGAGCGCTAACGCCTCCTACGCTGACTGGATGTGCGTTTTTGCAAAAGCCGACAATCAGGAAGACTTCTGCCTTATCGCACCTCTGGACGCGCCGGGCGTATCTTTAGGGCCTGACCTGGAGCTTCCTGGCCTGAAAATCAACCCCTTCCATTCAATATCTTTTGAAGATGTAAAACTATCCTCCAACACTGTGATCAAAGTTCCTAAAAAGTCGCAATCCCTTAAAAATCTGACCCTTGACCTCCTGTATGTTTTGACCGCCGCAGCCGCCCTGGGCGCGGCCCGAACGGCCTACGACAAAGCCCTGGCCTACGCCAGGGAGCGGTATCAATACGGCAAGGTCATCATCCAACACCAGGAAATCCGGCGCATGCTGGGCGCCATGCGCATGAACCTGGACGCGGCCAGAGCCTTTTTGTACGCCTATTTCGACGAAAAATCCGGCGTCCATGCCGCGCACGTCAAAGCCTTTTGCACCGATGCGGCCTTTAACGTTGTGGTGGACGCCATACAAATTCATGGCGGTTACGGATACATGCACGAACAGGGTTTGGAAAAGCTCATGCGGGATGTGAAGGTGCTGCAGGTCCTGGGCGGGTCCAATCCTCAGCTTTTGGTGGATTCGATAAAGGGGTAA
- a CDS encoding acyl-CoA dehydrogenase family protein: MNFSPPPYGLFSPKIDLMVNLPGLGKLGEKHPAYIARAENAQAAARKFAVNHILPRSLETDKKCSQDPAYFDWDLWHAANREKFTIACLPEKMGGLGWSALANAAAVEEFSSACMGSTANILFNTFGVLGAMVECKTGIVLSMIKKMLQAQQAGAPLFYSWAITEPGAGTDMEDARGMEAMRPSCHAQKVQGGYSLSGVKCFITNGSLAHYVIVNMPVDPEHPLESMATFHVPTGAPGFSVGRVERKCGQKASQTAELFFERVFVPDADVWAQPGKGFDHTREILSITRGFVGLCGMGIARGALERCIRYSADKQTPQGRLIDQDWVRFALADMLKDLHMVRAAAYNFAMALDAFHVWKLFDSPAVKGAACLPDKLLLSDSLQALAKSAPASEAGSIFKKKIVTGKVLDEFVRHGSALKVAGTDLAMKTSSRVLDIVGLEGMSREFGMEKSFRDAKVTQIYEGSNQANLLDLFHEEIGRLL, encoded by the coding sequence ATGAATTTTTCGCCCCCTCCTTACGGTTTGTTTTCGCCGAAGATTGACCTGATGGTCAATCTTCCGGGCCTGGGCAAGCTGGGTGAAAAGCATCCCGCATACATCGCCCGCGCGGAAAATGCCCAAGCGGCCGCCCGAAAATTCGCCGTAAATCACATTTTACCTCGTTCTTTGGAAACTGACAAGAAATGCAGCCAGGACCCCGCTTATTTTGACTGGGATTTATGGCATGCCGCCAACCGGGAAAAATTCACCATAGCCTGCCTGCCGGAAAAAATGGGCGGCCTGGGGTGGAGCGCCCTTGCCAATGCAGCCGCCGTGGAAGAGTTCTCCAGCGCCTGCATGGGCAGTACAGCCAATATCCTGTTTAATACGTTCGGGGTGTTGGGCGCCATGGTGGAGTGCAAAACCGGCATTGTGCTTTCCATGATCAAAAAAATGCTCCAGGCCCAGCAGGCAGGCGCCCCTTTGTTCTACTCCTGGGCCATTACCGAACCGGGCGCCGGCACGGACATGGAAGACGCCCGGGGCATGGAAGCCATGCGCCCTTCCTGTCACGCTCAAAAAGTCCAGGGCGGATACAGCCTGAGCGGGGTAAAATGCTTTATCACCAACGGCAGCCTGGCCCACTACGTCATTGTAAACATGCCCGTGGATCCGGAACATCCCCTGGAATCCATGGCGACCTTTCATGTACCAACGGGCGCGCCCGGTTTTTCCGTAGGCCGGGTGGAGCGAAAGTGCGGCCAAAAAGCCAGCCAGACCGCCGAACTTTTTTTCGAGCGGGTTTTTGTTCCCGACGCTGACGTCTGGGCTCAGCCCGGCAAAGGTTTCGACCACACCCGGGAAATTCTATCCATAACCAGAGGCTTTGTGGGCTTGTGCGGCATGGGCATAGCCCGCGGCGCCCTGGAGCGGTGCATCCGCTACTCCGCAGACAAGCAAACGCCCCAAGGCCGGTTGATCGACCAGGACTGGGTGCGGTTCGCCCTGGCGGACATGCTTAAGGATCTCCACATGGTGCGGGCTGCAGCCTACAACTTCGCCATGGCTCTGGACGCCTTCCACGTATGGAAGCTGTTCGATTCTCCGGCCGTTAAAGGGGCCGCATGCCTGCCTGACAAACTCTTGTTGTCCGATTCCCTGCAGGCCTTGGCGAAAAGCGCCCCGGCTTCGGAGGCCGGGTCCATCTTCAAGAAAAAAATCGTCACCGGCAAGGTTCTGGACGAATTCGTCAGGCATGGATCGGCACTCAAGGTTGCGGGAACCGATCTCGCCATGAAGACAAGCTCTCGGGTTCTGGACATTGTAGGGCTGGAGGGCATGTCCCGGGAATTCGGCATGGAAAAATCTTTTCGGGACGCCAAGGTCACCCAGATTTACGAGGGCTCCAACCAGGCCAATCTGCTTGACCTTTTCCATGAAGAAATCGGTCGGCTGCTTTAG
- a CDS encoding protein-L-isoaspartate(D-aspartate) O-methyltransferase — protein MGPKVLIALALAGGLFWASAVLAGGNAPGPDYQKLREQMVYSQIEKRGVKDAGTLAAMRKVERRLFVPESYRSQAYNDYPLPIGEGQTISQPYIVALMTQVLELDGSEKVLEIGTGSGYQAAVLGELAREVYTMEIVEPLGERAAKILAQLHYDNVKVKVGDGYKGWPEHAPFDAIIVTCAPTDIPAPLVEQLAEGGRMVIPVGEAGNQNLVLLTKINGKVKEKKIIPVRFVPMTRENGSVY, from the coding sequence ATGGGACCTAAAGTGCTGATTGCACTGGCGCTGGCCGGAGGCCTGTTTTGGGCGTCCGCCGTTTTGGCGGGCGGGAACGCCCCAGGCCCCGATTATCAAAAACTGCGTGAACAGATGGTGTATAGTCAGATTGAAAAACGGGGAGTAAAAGATGCCGGGACTCTCGCCGCCATGCGCAAGGTGGAACGGCGCCTTTTCGTCCCCGAGTCCTATCGCAGTCAGGCGTACAACGACTACCCCCTTCCCATAGGAGAAGGCCAAACCATATCCCAGCCGTACATCGTGGCGCTCATGACCCAGGTTTTGGAATTGGACGGATCGGAAAAGGTGCTGGAAATCGGGACAGGCTCGGGATATCAGGCTGCGGTTTTGGGGGAATTGGCCCGGGAAGTGTACACCATGGAAATCGTGGAGCCCCTGGGGGAACGAGCCGCGAAAATTCTGGCCCAACTGCATTACGACAATGTGAAGGTGAAAGTCGGGGACGGGTACAAAGGCTGGCCCGAACATGCTCCGTTTGATGCTATTATCGTCACTTGTGCGCCTACGGACATCCCCGCGCCTTTGGTGGAGCAACTGGCTGAAGGGGGCCGCATGGTCATCCCCGTGGGCGAGGCGGGAAACCAAAATCTGGTATTGCTGACGAAAATCAACGGCAAGGTCAAAGAAAAGAAGATCATCCCCGTGCGCTTTGTTCCCATGACCCGGGAAAACGGGAGCGTGTATTAG
- a CDS encoding fumarylacetoacetate hydrolase family protein, translated as MRLVRFGEKGKERPGLLKYGRIVDLKKQFHDVPDIGREFFEQGWMEKLKNWTDAGVTMDVRLGPPLANPSKIICLGKNYEDHAKEGGMSVPPAPLLFCKTANTVNGPSDPVLIPACSGQIDWEVELAVVIGKQGKRISKEKALDHVAGLMILNDVSGREAQFGDKQWFRGKSFDTFAPMGPAIVTLDEIEDINNLELEAIVNGEVMQQGNTKDLIYDIPSIIEYISQDITLLPGDVISTGTPSGVGIFRDPPITLKAGDKVVCRIKGLGELENTFVTE; from the coding sequence ATGAGACTGGTAAGATTTGGAGAAAAAGGCAAGGAACGCCCAGGTCTGCTCAAATACGGCCGCATTGTGGATTTGAAAAAACAGTTCCATGACGTTCCGGATATCGGACGGGAATTTTTCGAGCAAGGATGGATGGAAAAATTAAAAAACTGGACCGACGCAGGCGTGACCATGGACGTCCGGCTGGGGCCTCCCTTGGCCAATCCGTCCAAGATTATCTGTCTTGGCAAGAACTATGAGGACCACGCCAAGGAAGGCGGCATGTCCGTACCGCCCGCCCCTCTGCTCTTTTGTAAAACCGCCAATACCGTCAACGGCCCCTCGGACCCGGTGCTGATCCCTGCTTGTTCCGGCCAAATCGATTGGGAAGTGGAACTGGCCGTGGTAATCGGCAAACAGGGTAAGCGAATATCCAAGGAAAAGGCATTGGATCACGTCGCCGGCCTTATGATTTTAAACGACGTGTCCGGCCGGGAGGCCCAGTTTGGAGACAAGCAGTGGTTTCGCGGCAAGTCCTTCGACACATTCGCTCCCATGGGCCCCGCCATCGTGACTCTGGACGAAATTGAGGACATCAACAATCTGGAGCTGGAAGCCATCGTGAACGGGGAAGTCATGCAGCAGGGCAATACCAAGGACCTGATTTACGACATCCCTTCCATCATAGAATACATCAGCCAGGACATCACCCTGCTTCCCGGAGACGTCATCTCCACGGGCACTCCATCCGGGGTGGGCATATTCCGCGATCCTCCCATTACTCTTAAGGCGGGAGATAAGGTTGTGTGCCGCATCAAGGGCCTGGGAGAGTTGGAAAACACCTTTGTGACCGAATAA